In the genome of Primulina eburnea isolate SZY01 chromosome 13, ASM2296580v1, whole genome shotgun sequence, the window TTCTATGTACACGAGAAGCACATGAACGACCAACCATGTCCGATGTGGTCGACATGTTGGAGGGAAAAAAATTCCTCACATGACCACAATGGTTGGCGTCGGCGTTTTTATTCGAATTTTCGATATATATGTTGAGTTGTAAATAATTTAGTTAGAAATGGGTTGTGCTTCTTTCATTGTAAGTTTGTGTTACCATGTTCAGGTAGGGAACATAACAAAAATGGTTATACAAATTGGTCTATTTTAGCGTTTGGTCTGATAATATGTTTGGTTTTAATCCTATTACTTGTCTCTTTTTTTGAAGTCTTCCATTTAATTTatcaatataatttttaatattttttttaaaaaaaatattgaatgaaAAGGCAAGGAAAATATGCTAAATGTCAAATTCTGATTCTTCGCCTCGACTTAAATCAAGATTGTGACATGGAATTAAGTCATAATATGTAACTTTATACATTTCCAACTCAAAAAGAGTGCCTATTTAatactagtaattaaatacattaaaaaaataCTAGTATGAATTCTTCAtgctaaattaaatataatatattataatattgtaCAAATGTGGATGAATTTGGATTAaggtatttaaaattaataattgaaatagatttaaaatgaatataattaagatgattatcgtttatcatttaaaatccaaatgtcaaatacattctcaaatcaaatcattaagtCAGATTCTTCCATCCAAACACAGCCAAGGGTTATGCTCGGATTTAATAGTTTGATTGGAGTGATACTTTTGAAAATGTCGATTTCAAAAAACTGAGTTAAAACAATTTGAAATTTGTCTTTAGAAATGgaaaaacaactaaaaatcaaAGCAAATGAAATTCGAGTCGATATATTTAATCATCAGCCAAACAAGTTGCCCagatcaaaatatttaatataataatatttaaatttatcataACAACAGTGATATTGGGAAAAAACTATGATATTAAATAGAATATTATCagtaaataattcaacaataataaaaaaaatacttacTTATAATAGtagataaatatataaaaaatgtcAAATTCGGGTTCCAAAAAATATTACCAAAATAATCATTTGATAAACCGAAACTATTAACTTTGGATATGGGCCAAAGAAAATCTAGTCTTCGTAAACTTACCTATTTGGATCTAGCAAACACCACCAATGGAAACGGCACAATTCAAAGTGatcataattttttataaaaccaTACATGTTGGCAAAAATAGGGAGGTAATTCTATTAAATCCACCATTCTTTGACATGAATCAACagtaaaagcaaaattttaacTCAACTCACATCTAGTTCAAAGAACTTAGGGGGTTCACTTCAAGAAATGCATCATCCCATTCAGTCACAACGAATTGTTGAGATGTCCATACTTCTGCCTTTGCCATTTCTATCATAATGCAGATTCGTCCCCTGCCTCTGCTATCCGATAAATTCAATGAAGTTTTACATTTATGACTTTATAGACTAATCAAAAAATGGTTTGCCGGATTTTACCTTTCCCAGGCACAATAATGATTGGCGCTATTTTACAATTATGGAAGCAATATTCACTTGTGCTACCCTGCAGAAGGCTGTAAAGAACAGGATGAAAGAAACGATGAGAACTCGATcaagcatgtatatatatatatatgatgaagCATGTGATTGTGCAAGCGATAAAAAGTAACGGATGAGAAAGACCTTTGAATCAAACTTCGGCCTCTGGTGCCTATCACCACGGCAGCAGGCTTCAACCTTTCTGCTTCCTTGCATATAATCTTTCCTGCATCTCCTTCCACGATCCTAGCTTTCGTCTTGACCTATTCACCCAAAAATTTAATACTATTGGCTTGTCACAGATATAAACAAATATGTAAATGTCATTCTTGTCAGAAAAAATTCAAGGTGTTTCTtatttaaatttcaattttcagCAAGTCACCATTATACAGAATCAATATGTTATATTCTTTAGTGATTTCTCAAATAAAAAGAGCACACACATTTAGATGCAATAAGCGAACGCGAGTTTCATCCGATCACAAGAATACTACGTGAAGTGGTTAGGGAAGACAatgatgaaaaatatcatatgatacaaataaaattttcaattcatTAATATATGCTTCTATCTAAATTTTCATGGCCCAATCTTTCTTAGCTAAACCATCTATTCCCACGAAACAAACACAGAAATCTTGCCTAGAATCATCACCCACATCCATATGTCTCTCAAACATCAAGATATCAAAACATTGAGAACCTGAATAAAAAACTCACCATAGCCACCTCAAGGGCCTCCACCGCAAGTTTCTCCATTAGGTTATGTGTCATCTCATATACGATCTGGTTCTTAAAACCTTGCCGAAAAATATGAGTTGAGAATAAAAAAAGTCATGAAACCACAGAAAATACATGCAAACTAGTAAGTTGGGGACCAAAACCAACAGAAGATCACCGAAATCAGCCCAACACAACATTGAAAATCAAACAATTTCCAAGAAAAACAAGAACCGAAGCATACTGGAGATTGCATGCACGAGGTGAATCGTATCGGCGAGGCGGCATAAATGGGTGACTGCCCAATCAAACGCGTGCTTGCTATTTGGACCATGATCCACAGCGATGATTATATCTCTCCCCCTTCTCCTCTCCCCGCTTTCCCTCTCCAACTCCGGCTCAGGCACAATCGGTATCAACGATGGCAGAACCACTTCTCTCCAGTTGTACTCTTCCTGTTCCTTCAGTGTCTCCATACCTTCCTCCCTTCCCTCCGGATCACAGCTTCTGGGATCTTTGGTATACGTCAAATCAACGGCCAGTGGGTGCAAAGATTGGATATTTTTTCAAAGCCCCTTTGGACAATGGCGTGTCGATATGAGATTACTTTTCCTTGTTTTACCCTTTTGGTAATCTGGATCCGAAAGGTGGACACCACTACACCGCACCGATTTTCCAATTTGCGAACTTTTTATTTACACAAGAGCCCCCACAGGCCTTATCCGGCCCCACCACTAATAGTCTGTCGCCTGAAAACTGTGAATCCAACGACCAACCAAACTCAAAATTCGAAGACCTTCTTCCATAATTTACCTCACATTCTTCAAACCGAATTGAACCCATTAAAACTTTTTATTAAGCTCATCTTAGCTGCTCAAattctaaataaaaaattgaatccGATTCAATTCGAGTCAAAATCGTTACTTTCCGTTCAAtttaactgaactcctagagtCCTGATTAAACTAATGgaacattttcgaaaattccagTAAACAAGGAAGAGCATTTCACACACAACCACCTcccaaaaaatataaaaaaaaataatcgaGAAATTCAAAATAGAAACCAGtgggaaaaaattaaaatcaacgAAGAGATCGAATGGAGAGAAGGTGCTCAGGTAACAAGAATGGATTAGATAGTTTATCCTCAGTAATCATCAGATTAACGAGATTATATTCAAAACCTCATCATTGCACCTACTCTTCTCACTCATGAGTCCTCCATTAACATAAATCAAAGTGCATGTTTTCTGTGTGCGCCGCAGAATTCCGGTGGCTGATAACGAAAAAAGAAGAAATCTTGAAGCCGCTAGGGTTTGATGCCATGGATTTGGTCTGAATTTATATAACGAGTGAGCTCTGGAGGGAAACCTCTTTTCATTAACGAAGCCCTAATCTATTTGAGAAAGGGCCCAAATAGTTTTATTATACATCGGCCTCTTTGGTGGAAATGCCCATTATTATGATTTAagatattaatttaatttaatttaatttgacCGTGAATCTATGCTACATCTGAAGTAGTTCTTTAAACATCCCGACACCACCCTCAATGTGACGGTGAATATTACCTACACCCATCGTCGATAATAAGATTTGATATCTGGATGGCAACAATGGTTTAGTAAATTGATCCGCTCGACGATTTTACTCGTGCATCCTCCATTAACATAAAATTTTGGAGATATTTGTAAGTAATTATTAAGTATGAAAAAATTTATCACTTTCTAGCACAAACGGAGCTTAGACCACAACTTTTGTCTCTAGCTATTATTTTTTTGGTTTGAAGCCATCCGAccctcaaatttttttaaaaaataaattatatttataaaaaaattaaatatacttTTTACCCCTCCCCCTCGATTTTTCTTCATTCCCAAAGTTTTTAAATTAGAATAACAAATTTTCAATaccaaattttaaattaaaattgaaaaaaatctcAAATCTAAAACTAAATATTTTATTGTATCTCGCATTTGATTCTTTAACCAGATATAATATTCTAGAAATTTTGGGTTTGTTTTGTTATAATAAATAAGAAGTtcaatttgattttttatatttaatttttttataagtaCTATTCAAAAATTAAAGGTAAAAACTGGTGTGAAACAGTcatacgagtcgtattttgtgagacagatctagGGATGGCAATTTCCTCCGAACCCGTTGGAGGATCCGATACCCGACCCGAATAGAAGAGGGTATGGAGGGATTTTTAGACCCGATTAAATGATTGGGTAATTGGGTATGGggattttcgggttcgggtatgGAGGCGGATTTGATATAATCCGACCCACACCCGACCCGATTACccgtttaaattaatatatatttatatatatgtatgtatgtatgtatgtatgtatatatatagtaattatatttatttatattaaagatgCATCTTCTCAAATCCAAGTAAATCGATACCTTTTCTTTTCTGTTCCCTTTCACTTTCACTTTTACGTTTCAAGGTTTTACcacttttttatttttcattcaatttctcATCTTCTCCGCTGGTAAGTTTATTACATATTTGAtttcaaaaattgaaaaaatggtTTATTTCTTGATTATGGTTCATCATATTCCTTAGTTCGGAAACATGTATGATTAGTTCGGAGATGAAGACATGTGCCTTAGTtcattgttggaacttttcaagttctcaatcttgattttgatgttaacaaaacttgttattgtgtttccaacatatttactcaagtgtgaagttgcaaacacaagaaggaAGCTGAAACAGAattatgcacaaactgaatttctggcaatcttcggtgttttgatgatatctcccagctggatgattcaaatgacaatccgccaattggaCTGATTCGAAAACTCAATTTGAAACAATTCGTATTTCaagtcagttgggcaaaatcggatgttatcatggtctaactgatcgctcaattaccgaactgatcacacgaaaacagcaatcagttgtatTTGAGCAGTTGCCGTATTTtagtcatatctctcagctcgtttattgaaacgaagcgattaagtatgcgttggaaagataagacaaagatctacaaatcattcttataagtcaaagtctgaatcgaagcttataatgctgataaatgacgatgaagctactggttctgcacaaactgaaatcagctaggctgatttcagcacaccagctgaaactgaatcagctgaagaccagttgaaccagtccaactgaaccagtgGAACTGAACCataccaactgaaccagttcgactgaatgaccagttgagttgaccataGTTGACCaattgaccagtcgggaaaatgcccagaaagctgaatttgaccgttgcaatctcggaaacagtacagaaacttttcaaacggtcatattcttgtgtctaacgtatatatcagtgttggagcctataaatacaacatcttgaagatcaaacaaaagctttggaagaggattcaaagcatgagcagttagcatgaagaaatcagctagttgagagcacaagtccttgtgtgaggatacatttgagatgtacactgtagctgataaattcctcacacacgatcactcacacatatacaagagagttgaagttcaaagtttagttgagtgagtcttgcacaaagacgtaaaacttgtgtatgtagtctttgcatatgagacattaaataatatgttgattgtgaggtgttgcctacaatcttgagtgctaggagttcagtttaggcagtggagtaagtcctagctgaatgggtttgtacaagtagttgtataaatcaaagtcttctagtagatccttcccaaggggaagaaggggtgacgtaggagtgtttgaaatctccgaacatccataaacaaatttgtgtctatttgtttattgcatttacttatcatttccatagttttaaagaaaCATTGTTgcagcattttatgtgttcttcaaataccaaaatattgtataccaagtgtttgataaaatgcttcaaccgaaaatatttttactcattcaacttgcatatattttaaatggtttacaaaatatttagtcAGTTTGtacgaatgattatttcgagtattttccgcttggtttttaaccaaactcgatttaattcatcggtgttcaatatttcaagaaccgagctattgtagctcaactaCTACTCCCCCAA includes:
- the LOC140809836 gene encoding universal stress protein PHOS32 isoform X2, which translates into the protein METLKEQEEYNWREVVLPSLIPIVPEPELERESGERRRGRDIIIAVDHGPNSKHAFDWAVTHLCRLADTIHLVHAISSFKNQIVYEMTHNLMEKLAVEALEVAMVKTKARIVEGDAGKIICKEAERLKPAAVVIGTRGRSLIQSLLQGSTSEYCFHNCKIAPIIIVPGKEAGDESAL
- the LOC140809836 gene encoding universal stress protein PHOS32 isoform X1 encodes the protein METLKEQEEYNWREVVLPSLIPIVPEPELERESGERRRGRDIIIAVDHGPNSKHAFDWAVTHLCRLADTIHLVHAISSFKNQIVYEMTHNLMEKLAVEALEVAMVKTKARIVEGDAGKIICKEAERLKPAAVVIGTRGRSLIQSLLQGSTSEYCFHNCKIAPIIIVPGKAEAGDESAL